One Oncorhynchus nerka isolate Pitt River linkage group LG5, Oner_Uvic_2.0, whole genome shotgun sequence genomic window carries:
- the LOC115121952 gene encoding neurogenin-1-like, with amino-acid sequence MCTAMETVYSDMDSSSCDYFTHDDEDSCSMHASSPSSSIGKPASPASDSQGSCSTDLAQKKRRRGRARNEATVHVVKKNRRVKANDRERNRMHSLNDALETLRTVLPAFPDDSKLTKIETLRFAHNYIWALSETIRIADIEQRQNKSRADAPLLLPNLRVMDAPSPGSDACSWSSSASSSSSSPSYCTSSSSSPAAQNDYGCFQTDVRQYSYHNFVPGMSY; translated from the coding sequence ATGTGCACCGCAATGGAGACCGTTTACTCTGACATGGACAGTTCGAGCTGCGACTACTTTACGCACGATGACGAAGACTCGTGCAGCATGCACGCTTCCTCCCCTTCATCCTCCATCGGCAAGCCCGCCTCCCCGGCCAGCGACAGCCAGGGCTCGTGCTCTACGGATCTGGCACAGAAGAAGAGACGCAGAGGCAGAGCGAGGAACGAAGCCACCGTTCACGTGGTAAAGAAGAACCGGCGCGTAAAGGCAAATGACCGCGAGAGGAACAGAATGCACAGCCTGAATGACGCTTTGGAGACCCTCCGGACCGTTCTACCGGCGTTCCCCGATGACAGCAAACTCACCAAGATCGAAACTCTGCGCTTCGCTCACAATTACATCTGGGCACTCTCCGAGACCATACGCATCGCGGATATTGAACAGCGCCAGAACAAGTCACGAGCTGATGCGCCTCTCTTGCTTCCCAACTTGCGCGTGATGGACGCCCCGAGTCCGGGCAGTGATGCATGCTCCTGGAGCTCCAGcgcgtcctcctcttcctcctctccgtcTTATTGCACTTCAAGCTCCAGCAGCCCAGCTgcacagaatgactatgggtgttTCCAGACTGATGTTCGACAGTACAGCTACCACAACTTTGTACCAGGCATGTCCTACTAA